The sequence below is a genomic window from Silene latifolia isolate original U9 population chromosome 7, ASM4854445v1, whole genome shotgun sequence.
TTAAGAACTAGAACATCAAATTTATCAAGGAAATGTTGAAGAAACGATGGAGGACGATCAAGGTGCATAGCGATTTCAGAATTGGGGTCAGATTGGTTAAGTTGTTGTAGGTCACACAGGCATGCTGACCAATAAAAGAGGATTGTTGTGTTGGTCCGGGTGAAGCGATAAGCCCAACCATCAGGACGCCTAGCGCCCGGTTTTATAACAAGACCATACTCCCATCCCACATCAATCACGTCACGTCTCTCTTTACCGCCACTGAGCATGCACATTAAAGATTGGAATTGTTGTCGCCCGAGCGAATCTCCAAAGAAAGCTATAGTTTTACCCCGCATCCTGTAATAAAGTTTTAGAATAGCTTCAGAATAAGACATGAGAAACATAGGACTCGTAGATATATCACGTTAAACTATGTTACTTTGGCTCTTTATATTGCCTAGTGTACCATGCTGACAACTGACActtaggccttgtttggataccaACAATGGGGGgaaaggaaggggaaggggaaagagggaagggaaagggagggaagggaaggggaTGTGGAATGGTGGGTGATGAAAATCAATAGATCCTCGATTTTTAAGAGTACAAAGAAATTCCTATGATCAAATTCATGTCTTCCACAACCTAACAAAAGCATCATGGACCATAAACTAGAACTGATTCAACCTACAACTTACAGAGTTTCAAgctaacaaaatattataaaataaTCAAACTATGGGGAACAGAAGTACCATCTTAAGAACTTGGATCCGCTAAATTCATCCATTTCACATTCATTTGGCACCCATCGAAACTTTTCATATGAAAAATCAGTACGGTCTGATACTCTGCATGCCCACGGTTCTGAAAGCCATTGCGTGCAGCGAGCTCCAGAATAGAAAGGCCGGTGATCATCTGCAAGCCATTTCCCTACTGCATAATTGCAGCCTGGAATACGAGCAAAAGGAGATGAGGAACTAGTTAATCATCTTACTAAATGCTAAACAGCATCTTTGTCGAGGAAACGAAAGGGGAAAAATCCAACGAAATCTTTCTGCAGCAGTTATCTTATCTTAGGTGTAACCCGGCCTCCCTGTGGGGGAAAAAAGATATTAAGATTAAGGGGACGTTTGGTTCAAAATTGTTGGAATGAATTGGAATGGAATGAGATACCATGGGGGAACTTCACATTACTCCCTTCCTCCCCGTCCTTCCTAACATGCTATCAAAAAAGCTCCTAGTGTATCATATAAGTATATAACAGTTGCAGAACTCAACGCTGCTGCTAACTGCCGAACAGTGGAACTTCATTCCCACAGTAAAGCACATCAAAAGGTACCTGTGCTATCGCTCCCGTCACGCTTCTTTGGGGAGCCTCCAAATCAAAGACTCATTTGACATATATAGTGTCTCATTTATAGAAAGCGTATGCAAGTTTAACTGATGCACATTAGTGAAGCAAAGATACGCAAAAAAGTGTAAAGAGGAGAATGTGAAAAGACATGAAATGAGAAAAACCTTCTAAGTTATAACTGAAATCACATTATCAGTCAGAAATCAGAATCCATAAATACAAATCTTTAATCGGTAAAGCTATGAGTCTGCGAAGCAAACCTGATGACATTTTGAAGAGTTGCTTCTGGTGAATTAATGAAACAGTGAAGGGACTTTTAGCCCATCCCCAAATGACAATTGTAGTGCACACCAA
It includes:
- the LOC141592500 gene encoding protein trichome birefringence-like 16, which codes for MNGGVLVLSGTKLSFILITLVCTTIVIWGWAKSPFTVSLIHQKQLFKMSSGCNYAVGKWLADDHRPFYSGARCTQWLSEPWACRVSDRTDFSYEKFRWVPNECEMDEFSGSKFLRWMRGKTIAFFGDSLGRQQFQSLMCMLSGGKERRDVIDVGWEYGLVIKPGARRPDGWAYRFTRTNTTILFYWSACLCDLQQLNQSDPNSEIAMHLDRPPSFLQHFLDKFDVLVLNTGHHWNPEKFEKNHWVMHVRGMPTPDKNILEAKNLAILSTVNWVNSELPKHPNLKAFYRSLSPSNFFNGKWNSGGTCDNLKPLSRGREAVKEESVDEDAAVVVKGTNLTFLDITALSELRDEAHIANSSIRPSPVTEDCLHWCLPGIPDTWNEILFAHLSAFRKKPQGQQ